One Aquila chrysaetos chrysaetos chromosome 22, bAquChr1.4, whole genome shotgun sequence genomic window carries:
- the LOC115334414 gene encoding protocadherin gamma-B5-like, whose product MAGRQRQRQRQSRRRAAGRVLLPALLLGLCCRAAPERVRYAIPEELGRGSLVGPLARDLGLSPADLPARQLRLSAEKQYFGVSGETGNLYVSERLDREEMCGEAASCSLSFEALVQNPLNVFHVEVVIQDINDNAPRFLRDSFQLEINEFTSPGTRFALGTAEDADVGSNSLQGYELEANGYFAVEVKESQDGSKFAELVLRRALDRESEQSLRLVLTALDGGEPPRSGTAQLCINVTDANDNPPVFAQDRYRASLREDAPPGSMVLNVSASDADAGTNARITYGFGETPAKVLQKFVVDAESGTITLQEALDFEDTRGYTLLVEARDGGGLVAHCEVEVEVLDVNDNAPEVTLTSVSSPVPEDAPAGTVVALVKVRDRDSGENGQVSCELSGEAPLSIVASSGGSYKVVTASALDREQAPEHRVAVVARDRGSPALSSRAALVLEVSDVNDNAPVFEEAAYSAYVAENNAAGAPVLRVRARDADAGANGRVSYWLAGGSAGAAPYVSVEARSGAVYAQRSFDYEQCREFAVAVRAQDGGAPARSSTATVRVFVLDRNDNAPRVLWPAAGAGAGAGAGAGAGAAPAAAPFEVVPRSAEAGYLVAKVVAVDADAGRNAWLSYELVQAPEPALFRVGLHSGEVRTARAVSERDAAKQRLVAVVKDHGQPALSATATLHVVLAESLQEALPELSERAAGADSPAELQFYLVLALALLSALFLLSVALAVLARVRRAGPPAVLRCLGAQRFSVAGAAFPADFCEGTLPYSYNLCVAPGRAVAEGAWLPPPPPSLAAEELLGAEPCGKRSPTSSAGAGEPPADAEAPQVCKPAQSLPLRLS is encoded by the coding sequence ATGGcgggcaggcagaggcagaggcagaggcagagccgGCGGCGAGCAGCCGGGCGAGTGCTGCTGCCCGCTTTGCTGCTGGGCTTGTGCTGCCGGGCGGCGCCGGAGCGGGTCCGCTACGCCATCCCCgaggagctgggcagaggcTCGCTGGTGGGGCCGCTGGCGCGGGACCTGGGGCTGAGCCCGGCCGACCTGCCGGCACGCCAGCTGCGGCTCAGCGCCGAGAAGCAGTACTTCGGCGTGAGCGGGGAGACCGGGAACCTCTACGTGAGCGAGAGGCTGGACCGGGAGGAGATGTGCGGCGAGGCGGCGTCCTGCTCCCTCAGCTTCGAGGCGCTGGTGCAGAACCCGCTCAACGTTTTCCACGTCGAGGTGGTCATCCAGGACATCAACGACAACGCCCCGCGCTTCCTGCGAGACAGTTTCCAGCTGGAGATCAACGAGTTCACTTCTCCCGGCACCCGGTTTGCCTTGGGCACGGCCGAGGACGCAGACGTGGGCAGCAACTCGCTGCAGGGCTACGAGCTGGAGGCCAACGGGTACTTCGCGGTGGAGGTGAAGGAGAGCCAGGACGGCAGCAAGTTCGCGGAGCTGGTGCTGCGGCGCGCGCTGGACCGGGAGAGCGAGCAGAGCCTGCGGCTGGTGCTGACGGCGCTGGACGGCGGCGAGCCGCCCCGGAGCGGCACCGCCCAGCTCTGCATCAACGTCACCGACGCCAACGACAACCCACCCGTGTTCGCGCAGGACCGCTACCGCGCCAGCCTGCGGGAAGACGCGCCGCCGGGCTCGATGGTGCTGAACGTCTCCGCCTCCGACGCCGACGCCGGCACCAACGCCCGCATCACCTACGGCTTCGGGGAAACGCCGGCCAAGGTGCTCCAGAAGTTCGTGGTGGACGCGGAGAGCGGGACGATCACGCTGCAGGAGGCGCTGGACTTCGAGGACACGCGAGGCTACACACTGCTGGTGGAGGCGAGGGACGGGGGCGGTCTGGTGGCGCACTGCGAAGTGGAGGTGGAGGTGCTGGACGTGAACGACAACGCGCCCGAGGTGACACTGACGTCGGTGTCGAGCCCGGTGCCCGAGGACGCGCCGGCCGGCACGGTGGTGGCCCTGGTGAAAGTGCGGGACCGGGACTCCGGGGAGAACGGGCAGGTGTCGTGCGAGCTGTCGGGCGAGGCGCCGCTGTCGATCGTGGCGTCGTCGGGCGGCTCGTACAAGGTGGTGACGGCGAGCGCGCTGGACCGGGAGCAGGCGCCCGAGCACCGGGTGGCGGTGGTGGCCAGGGACCGGGGCAGCCCGGCGCTCTCCAGCCGCGCGGCGCTGGTGCTGGAGGTGTCGGACgtgaacgacaacgcgccggTGTTCGAGGAGGCCGCCTACAGCGCCTACGTGGCGGAGAACAACGCGGCGGGCGCGCCGGTGCTGCGCGTGCGCGCGCGGGACGCGGACGCGGGCGCCAACGGGCGCGTCAGCTACTGGCTggcgggcggcagcgcgggCGCGGCGCCGTACGTGTCGGTGgaggcgcggagcggcgcggtGTACGCGCAGCGCTCCTTCGACTACGAGCAGTGCCGCGAGTTCGCGGTGGCGGTGCGGGCGCAGGACGGCGGGGCGCCGGCGCGGAGCTCGACGGCGACGGTGCGCGTCTTCGTGCTGGACCGCAACGACAACGCGCCGCGGGTGCtgtggccggcggcgggcgcgggggcgggcgcgggcgcgggggcgggcgcgggggcggccccggccgcggccccgtTCGAGGTGGTGCCGCGGTCGGCCGAGGCCGGGTACCTGGTGGCCAAGGTGGTGGCGGTGGACGCGGACGCGGGGCGCAACGCGTGGCTGTCGTACGAGCTGGTGCAGGCGCCGGAGCCGGCGCTGTTCCGCGTGGGGCTGCACAGCGGCGAGGTGCGGACGGCGCGGGCCGTGTCGGAGAGGGACGCGGCGAAGCAGCGGCTGGTGGCCGTGGTGAAGGACCACGGGCAGCCGGCGCTGTCGGCCACGGCCACGCTGCACGTGGTGCTGGCCGAGAGCTTGCAGGAGGCGCTGCCGGAGCTGAGcgagcgggcggcgggcgccgaCTCGCCGGCGGAGCTGCAGTTCTACCTGGTGCTGGCGCTGGCGCTCCTCTCCGCCCTCTTCCTGCTGAGCGTGGCGCTGGCCGTGCTGGCGCGGgtgcgccgggccgggccgcccgccgtCCTGCGCTGCCTGGGCGCGCAGCGCTTCTCCGTGGCCGGCGCCGCCTTCCCGGCCGACTTCTGCGAGGGCACCTTGCCCTACTCCTACAACCTGTGCGTGGCGCCGGGCCGCGCCGTCGCCGAGGGCGCttggctgccgccgccgccgcccagccTGGCCGCGGAGGAGCTTCTCGGCGCGGAGCCCTGCGGGAAGCGGAGCCCGACCAGCAGCGCCGGCGCGGGAGAGCCGCCCGCGGACGCCGAGGCCCCGCAGGTCTGTAAGCCCGCGCAGTCCTTGCCTCTGCGCCTTTCCTAA